A window from Citrus sinensis cultivar Valencia sweet orange chromosome 3, DVS_A1.0, whole genome shotgun sequence encodes these proteins:
- the LOC102620380 gene encoding protein CASP — protein sequence MEAPLGGSDRDKPNTSSSSPVSVISNFWKEFDLEKEKSLLDELGLKIAENQENSQKNRRKLAESTRDFKKASPEEKLSLFNSLLKGYQEEVDNLTKRAKFGENAFLNIYQKLYEAPDPYPALASIAEQDLKLSELESENRKMKIELEEYRTEATHLKNQQSTIRRLEERNRQLEQQMEEKVKEIVEIKQRGLAEENQKTLEILQEREQALQDQLRQAKDSVATMQKLHELAQSQLFEVRAQSDEERVAKQSEVNLLMDEVERAQTRLLSLQREKDLLRSQLQSANDEAGGRNSDTLDSNSYLENSLSAKEKIISELNSELHNIETALSNEREQHMNEIKKLNALLIEKEAALEDMKKELQARPTSKMVDDLRKKVKILQAVGYNSIEAEDWEVATNDEEMSKMESLLLDKNRKMEHELTQLKVKLSEKTSLLETAEGKIAELTAKINEQQKLIQKLEDDILKGYSSKDRKGNVFDDWDLSEAGGTELSEKADKKHTYPDQDQSSMLKVICNQRDRFRARLRETEEEVRQLKEKIGVLTAELEKTKADNVQLYGKIRFVQDYNNEKVISRGSKKYAEDLESGFTSDIESKYKKMYEDDINPFAAFSKKERDQRYKELGIRDRITLSSGRFLLGNKYARTFAFFYTILLHVLVFTCLYRMSALSYLSNGPEEFVEKTVDLPHAL from the exons atggAGGCTCCGCTAGGTGGATCCGACAGAGACAAACCTAACACTTCCTCCTCTTCTCCTGTCTCCGTCATCTCCAACTTCTGGAAAG AATTTGAtttggagaaagaaaaaagtttgcTTGATGAACTAGGACTTAAGATAGCTGAAAATCAAGAGAACAGTCAAAAAAACCGACGGAAGCTTGCAGAGAGCACCAGAG ATTTTAAGAAAGCTTCACCAGAGGAAAAATTAAGCCTTTTCAATTCTTTACTTAAGGGTTATCAAGAAGAAGTTGATAATCTTACGAAAAGAGCAAAATTCGGAGAAAATGCATTTCTTAATATCTATCAAAAACTTTATGAGGCTCCAGATCCTTATCCTGCTCTTGCTTCAATTGCT GAGCAAGATCTAAAATTGTCTGAACTAGAATCTGAAAAtcgaaaaatgaaaattgagttGGAGGAATACAGAACAGAAGCAACTCACTTAAAGAATCAGCAGTCAACAATAAGAAGACTCGAAGAGCGCAACCGCCAGTTGGAGCAACAG atggaggaaaaagtgaaagaaattGTGGAGATCAAGCAACGTGGTCTGGCTGAAGAGAATCAGAAGACACTGGAGATTTTACAAGAACg GGAGCAGGCTTTGCAGGATCAATTGCGACAAGCTAAAGATAGTGTTGCCACTATGCAGAAATTACATGAACTTGCTCAAAGCCAATTGTTTGAAGTCCGTGCCCAATCAG ATGAAGAAAGGGTGGCAAAACAATCAGAGGTCAACCTTCTGATGGATGAAGTTGAACGGGCTCAAACACGACTTCTTAGTCTTCAGAGAGAGAAG GATCTCCTACGTTCTCAATTACAATCTGCAAATGATGAGGCTGGAGGTAGGAACAG TGATACTTTGGATTCAAATAGCTACCTTGAAAATTCTTTGAGTGCTAAAGAGAAGATTATCTCTGAGCTGAATTCGGAGCTTCACAATATTGAAACCGCCCTATCAAATGAGCGGGAGCAACACATGAACGAGATCAAGAAATTGAATGCATTGCTTATTGAAAAG GAAGCTGCTCTTGAGGACATGAAGAAAGAGCTCCAAGCTAGGCCTACATCTAAAATGGTTGATGATTTGcgtaaaaaagtgaaaattttaCAG GCAGTGGGTTATAATTCAATTGAGGCTGAAGATTGGGAAGTAGCTACAAATGATGAAGAGATGAGCAAAATGGAATCTCTTCTTCTTGATAAAAATCGAAAAATGGAACACGAGCTGACACAATTGAAG GTCAAGCTTTCTGAGAAAACGTCTTTGCTGGAGACAGCAGAAGGCAAGATAGCAGAACTTACAGCAAAGATCAATGAGCAACAAAAATTGATACAGAAGTTGGAAGATGATATTTTGAAG GGTTATAGTTCCAAAGACCGAAAAGGAAATGTATTTGATGATTGGGATCTATCGGAGGCTGGGGGAACCGAGTTATCTGAg AAAGCAGATAAAAAACATACGTACCCAGATCAAGATCAGAGCTCAATGCTTAAGGTGATCTGCAATCAGCGAGATCGATTTAGGGCACGGTTGCGAGAGACAGAAGAG gAAGTAAGGCAATTGAAAGAAAAGATAGGCGTCCTAACAGCAGAATTGGAAAAAACAAAGGCTGATAATGTCCAGCTCTATGGAAAAATTCGTTTTGTCcaagattacaataatgagAAAGTCATTTCTAGAGGTTCAAAGAAG TATGCAGAGGATCTTGAAAGTGGTTTTACATCAGATATCGAATCCAAGTACAAGAAGATGTATGAAGATGATATCAATCCTTTTGCAGCTTTCTCAAAGAAG GAAAGGGACCAACGATACAAGGAGTTGGGTATCCGAGATAGAATCACTCTTAGCAGTGGACGATTCCTTCTTGGCAACAA ATATGCTCGGACTTTTGCATTTTTCTATACAATTTTGTTGCATGTCCTGGTATTTACCTGTCTCTACCGAATGTCGGCTCTGAGCTACCTGAG CAATGGTCCCGAGGAATTTGTTGAGAAAACAGTCGACCTCCCTCATGCACTGTGA
- the LOC102620657 gene encoding pentatricopeptide repeat-containing protein At3g61360 produces the protein MLLAKRLKRSDKFPGISDRLALLFSTTTQSSEIERITRIINDHPFPDQPLHPTLLQHLPQTTPLSSTLVENVLGRLFAAHSNGLKALEFFKFTLQHPHFTPTPDAFEKTLHILARMRYFDQAWELMSHVQRTHPSLLTLKSMSIMLSRISKFQSYEETLEAFDRMEREIFVGIRKFGSEEFNVLLQAFCTQKEMKEARSVFVKLLSRFAPNNKTMNILLLGFKESGDVTAMEMFYHEMVLRGFRPSVVTYNIRIDGYCKKGCFGDAMRLFEEMERVACLPSLQTITTLIHGAGLVRNIHQARQLFDEMPKRNLKPDIGAYNAMISSLIRCRDLNAAMELMDEMEEKRIGHDNVTYHTMFFGLMKSSGLEGVCKLYDRMIEGKFVPKTRTVVMLMKFFCVNFRVDLGLNLWGYLIDRGFCPHGHALDLLVTGLCSRGRWEEAFECSKQMLVRRRQVSEASYRMLQRYLVQANANEKLEDLDRMIKNLQAVLPPPTRQQVAQ, from the coding sequence ATGCTCCTGGCGAAGAGATTGAAGAGATCCGATAAATTTCCTGGAATCTCCGACAGGCTTGCCTTATTATTTTCTACTACAACTCAATCTTCCGAAATCGAGCGGATCACCAGAATCATCAACGACCATCCATTTCCCGATCAACCACTGCACCCAACACTCCTCCAACACCTCCCGCAAACAACTCCCCTCTCCTCAACTCTCGTCGAGAACGTTCTCGGCCGCCTCTTCGCCGCTCACTCGAATGGCCTTAAAGCCCTCGAATTCTTCAAATTCACCCTTCAACATCCCCACTTCACTCCAACCCCCGACGCTTTCGAAAAGACCCTCCACATCCTCGCACGTATGCGCTATTTCGATCAAGCTTGGGAGCTGATGTCACACGTGCAACGCACTCACCCTTCGCTGCTCACACTTAAGTCCATGAGCATCATGCTGTCAagaatttccaaatttcaaTCTTATGAAGAAACCCTCGAAGCATTTGACAGAATGGAGAGGGAAATTTTTGTTGGGATAAGGAAGTTCGGTAGCGAAGAGTTTAATGTACTTCTTCAAGCATTTTGCACTCAAAAGGAAATGAAAGAGGCGAGGTCAGTGTTTGTAAAATTGCTTTCGCGATTTGCTCCCAACAACAAAACTATGAACATTTTGCTTCTGGGGTTTAAGGAATCTGGGGACGTTACAGCAATGGAGATGTTTTATCATGAAATGGTACTAAGAGGGTTTAGGCCGAGCGTTGTTACTTATAATATTAGAATTGATGGTTATTGTAAAAAGGGATGCTTTGGTGATGCTATGAGACTTTTTGAAGAAATGGAACGGGTTGCTTGCTTGCCTTCGTTGCAAACAATCACTACTTTGATTCATGGTGCCGGGCTTGTTCGGAACATACACCAGGCGAGGCAGCTGTTTGATGAAATGCCTAAGAGGAATTTAAAGCCTGATATCGGGGCTTATAATGCTATGATTAGCTCGCTCATAAGATGTAGAGATCTGAATGCTGCGATGGAATTGATGGATGAGATGGAGGAGAAGCGTATTGGGCACGACAATGTGACGTATCATACAATGTTCTTCGGACTGATGAAGTCGAGTGGCTTGGAGGGTGTTTGCAAGCTTTATGACCGGATGATTGAGGGTAAATTTGTGCCCAAAACAAGAACAGTTGTGATGCTGATGAAATTCTTTTGCGTAAATTTCCGGGTTGATTTGGGTTTGAATCTTTGGGGATACTTGATTGATAGAGGGTTTTGTCCTCATGGTCAtgcacttgatcttttggtaACGGGATTGTGTTCAAGGGGACGGTGGGAAGAAGCTTTTGAATGCTCTAAACAAATGTTGGTGAGGAGAAGGCAAGTGAGTGAAGCATCGTATAGGATGCTGCAGAGATATTTAGTGCAGGCTAATGCAAATGAAAAGTTGGAGGATCTTGACAGGATGATCAAGAACTTGCAAGCTGTTTTGCCCCCACCAACAAGGCAACAAGTTGCTCAATAG
- the LOC102622296 gene encoding protein PLANT CADMIUM RESISTANCE 4-like, translated as MGNPEAAGSSAHQQAQEYELQPQEYQYENTAAPTYEQQEAQSPLPANQGYRAQTPGPAIVPHTMQQNNQTFPNGPNQPVAAYPPQGPQKIPAHPVKFPPPGTQTAVPFPPPSQQRSPVHPQVTVQTTPMMYPQATAQMPPTVGYQAPPVMQYQNNNGPQAQYGIPVPSPGPKSIQENAWSSGLFDCMNDPMNALVTACFPCLTFGQLAEIVDDGHTSCGTSGLLYAGIAFCIAIPCIMSCTYRTKLRSKFNLPEAPAPDWITHCLCEWCALCQEYRELQSRGWDPSIGYQGNLARNQNMHLQQATMMAPMNQRMMG; from the exons ATGGGAAATCCCGAAGCGGCAGGCTCTTCAGCTCATCAGCAAGCTCAAGAATATGAGCTACAACCTCAAGAATATCAATACGAAAACACTGCTGCACCAACTTATGAACAACAAGAAGCACAATCACCACTACCTGCTAACCAGGGCTATAGGGCTCAAACACCTGGGCCAGCAATTGTACCACACACAATGCAGCAAAACAACCAAACGTTTCCAAATGGCCCTAATCAGCCTGTAGCTGCATACCCACCACAAGGCCCACAAAAAATTCCAGCCCACCCTGTGAAGTTCCCACCACCGGGTACTCAGACGGCCGTGCCGTTTCCACCACCAAGCCAGCAAAGGAGTCCTGTGCACCCTCAGGTTACCGTACAAACAACCCCTATGATGTATCCTCAGGCCACAGCACAAATGCCTCCTACAGTCGGATACCAAGCTCCTCCGGTGATGCAGTATCAGAATAATAATGGACCACAGGCCCAATATGGAATTCCAGTGCCAAGCCCAGGCCCAAAGTCAATTCAGGAAAACGCTTGGAGTAGCGGCCTGTTTGACTGCATGAATGACCCAATGAATG CTCTTGTTACGGCTTGCTTCCCATGCTTGACGTTCGGCCAGCTTGCGGAGATAGTCGATGATGGCCACACCT CTTGTGGGACAAGTGGGTTACTGTACGCCGGGATTGCCTTCTGCATAGCGATACCATGCATAATGTCATGCACGTACAGGACCAAGCTTAGGAGCAAGTTCAACCTCCCTGAAGCTCCGGCGCCGGATTGGATCACTCACTGTCTCTGCGAATGGTGTGCTCTTTGTCAAGAATACAGAGAGCTTCAATCCAGAGGCTGGGATCCTTCCATTG GATATCAAGGAAACCTAGCACGGAATCAGAACATGCATCTCCAGCAAGCCACTATGATGGCTCCAATGAATCAAAGAATGATGggttga